Genomic segment of Ailuropoda melanoleuca isolate Jingjing unplaced genomic scaffold, ASM200744v2 unplaced-scaffold4523, whole genome shotgun sequence:
CTACGGAGTTCGCAGGCTACAAACACAGTGGTCCTGACTGTGAGGACCTGTCCTTGACTGGGAATCATCTTCATTCAGTACTCACCACTCAAGAGCTTCCTAAGTTGACATGGACTGACTTAGTCCCTGATGGACCGTGTGTGACGGAACATGAGCAATGTACAGAGTGTGTTTAACTTTGCAAGAAAATGTCCTTACATTTGTAAAATTCTTCTCCATTTGATTTACAGTAAACGTTCTGTGGTTTATGTAGGATCGATGGAAGGAAGCCCCCTTTACAGATCAGCTTGCCTTAATCACTTGACCTTCACTGTtgcagggaggaggcagatgCAGTCCGTGAAGGTCTGGACAAGCTGGATATGGAGGCCAAAGACCAGCTGGCTAGGGAGAGAGGTTTTTGAGTGAGTTTCCCCAGTTGAAAGTGGAGTTTGAGGAGCGTATAAGAAAGCTCCGCGAGCTCGCAGATAATGTTGACAGACTACACAAGAACTGCACCCGCTCCAAGAAGGTAGCCGGCTCTGCTGGCGTTGTGTCTGGTGTCCTGACATGCGTTGGTCTGGGTCTGGCACCTTTCACGGCAGGGGCCAGTCTGACACTCTCGGCAGTTGGAGCGGGGCTGGGAGCAGTATCCGCTGTGACCCACGTGTCCACCAGCTTCTTGGAAGACTCAAAGGTGTCGTCTGCAAAAGCCGAAGCCAGTCGCCTGAAATCCCTTGGCAGTGACAAAGAGAAGATCATTGCAAAGGTTCTCCATCACAGCGAACCCCAAATTTCTTCCTTAGCAGGCACTTGCGATCAAGAATTACAAAACATTGCAAGGAATGTTCGTGCCCTCAGGGTAGCTTATGTCCATGCCAGGCGCCTCATGATACGGAGAGACTCAGATAGAGCCATTGCTCCATTAATGAGCAGATCCCAGTTCACGGGTAGGGCTACCTCTGGTCTCTCCCTTCTGATGGATATGCTAGACTTTGTGAGAAACTCAGAGGGGGCAAAGACAGAGTCAGCTGAAGAGATGAAGCGGCAGGCCCAGGAGCTAGAGAGCAAGTTGGAGGAGCTCAGCAAGATCCATGAGAGTCTGATGgagggctcgattccatgaccccaGAGCAGGTCAGGGAGCAGGGACATGTGTGGGACAAAGACATGGAGGTACCTTATTAGAGGGGAAAAGGGCAAAATAAAGTTTTTGGGATGGAGTGTTGAGGAGTTGGGCATTTCTGTAgctgagcccagggagggaggggtgcatGCAGATGgcgtgggggtaggggtggataTCAAAAGAAGAAGGAACATGGAACCTGGAATATGGAGGGAGGGGGCCggagagagaggggaatggaTTGAAGAGGACACAGGGGACATGTTCAAGAGAGGTGTGGAGGAAGAAGCAATGGGAAGGCCAGGAATAATAAAGTTAGAATTGTAGGAATATGCGAGAAGACAGTGGGTTTGATTTTTCCATCTTAATACAAGGTTCTTAGCCTTCCTGAAGTTGACATTGCTACTCAGGGCCGGATTTGACCACCGATCGGAGCAAAGACAAATAGGCTGGTCCAATGGGTGATGCTGGTAGACTGGTCACAAGTGACCCAGATCCGTGACTCCCCTTCCACGTCCCAGGAGCGATCGG
This window contains:
- the LOC117799210 gene encoding apolipoprotein L3-like, with the protein product MQSVKGERFLSEFPQLKVEFEERIRKLRELADNVDRLHKNCTRSKKVAGSAGVVSGVLTCVGLGLAPFTAGASLTLSAVGAGLGAVSAVTHVSTSFLEDSKVSSAKAEASRLKSLGSDKEKIIAKVLHHSEPQISSLAGTCDQELQNIARNVRALRVAYVHARRLMIRRDSDRAIAPLMSRSQFTGRATSGLSLLMDMLDFVRNSEGAKTESAEEMKRQAQELESKLEELSKIHESLMEGSIP